Proteins found in one Desulfatibacillum aliphaticivorans DSM 15576 genomic segment:
- a CDS encoding GxxExxY protein has product MSNLIFERETYVIRGAVFEVYSEMGCGFLEAVYQECLETELSARGVPFVAQPDLKLNYKGRILQQFYKPDLVCYSQIILEIKAVKEIAAEHQAQIINYLKGSGLKLGLLINFGSYPKAQIQRFAF; this is encoded by the coding sequence ATGAGCAATTTGATCTTTGAAAGAGAGACCTATGTCATCAGAGGCGCAGTATTCGAGGTATACAGTGAAATGGGCTGCGGATTCCTGGAGGCCGTCTATCAGGAATGCTTGGAAACGGAGTTGTCGGCAAGGGGAGTACCTTTTGTGGCTCAGCCCGACCTGAAACTCAATTATAAAGGGCGTATATTACAGCAGTTCTATAAGCCTGATTTGGTTTGCTACAGTCAGATTATTCTTGAAATCAAGGCGGTTAAAGAAATTGCTGCAGAACATCAAGCTCAGATAATTAACTATCTGAAAGGCTCCGGCCTGAAGTTGGGATTGTTGATAAATTTCGGAAGCTACCCCAAAGCCCAAATCCAGCGTTTCGCGTTTTAA
- a CDS encoding AI-2E family transporter, which translates to MISMIKNWVDRYLSDPQMVVLVLMLITGLLSILYLGEMLMPVFVSIVIAYLLDGLVVRLQQFKIPRLACVIIVFVLFLSAMVILVVWLLPQISKQIIQFLRQLPDMLSTGQKQLMHLPEKYPEFISKAQVDQIFEMGNSAAAAFAKRAVSLSVASVYTLVTLVVYLVLVPFLVFFFLKDKEIIIGWMLRFRPSDMGLTRSVWHDVNRQVSNYVRGKGWEILIIWGLSFAVFKFLDLNYTLLLSLFTGLSVIFPYIGVTVMFFPVGLIAFFQWGVEPKALWAVASYGFIQIFDGQILAPLLLSEVVNLHPVAIIIAVLFFGGIWGVWGLFFAIPLATLVNVLLRIWLDKYEGSGRKGDSPAGPENP; encoded by the coding sequence ATGATTTCCATGATCAAGAATTGGGTGGACCGGTATTTGTCCGACCCCCAGATGGTGGTCCTGGTGCTGATGCTGATCACCGGGCTGCTTTCCATCCTGTATTTGGGTGAAATGCTCATGCCGGTGTTCGTCAGCATCGTCATCGCTTATCTGCTGGACGGTCTTGTGGTCCGTTTGCAGCAGTTTAAAATTCCCAGGCTGGCCTGCGTGATCATCGTGTTCGTCCTTTTTTTGAGCGCCATGGTGATTTTGGTGGTCTGGCTTTTGCCTCAAATCTCCAAGCAGATCATTCAGTTCTTGAGACAACTCCCCGACATGCTTTCCACAGGGCAGAAGCAGTTGATGCATCTGCCGGAAAAATATCCCGAGTTCATATCCAAGGCCCAGGTGGATCAGATTTTCGAAATGGGCAATTCCGCCGCTGCGGCCTTTGCAAAACGGGCGGTTTCCCTGTCCGTGGCCTCGGTGTACACCCTGGTGACTTTGGTGGTGTATTTGGTTTTGGTGCCTTTTCTGGTCTTTTTCTTCTTAAAGGACAAGGAGATCATCATAGGATGGATGCTTCGGTTCCGCCCCAGCGACATGGGGCTGACCCGGTCGGTCTGGCATGACGTCAACCGGCAGGTTTCCAACTATGTCCGGGGCAAGGGCTGGGAGATTCTCATCATCTGGGGCCTCAGCTTCGCGGTGTTCAAATTTTTGGATCTCAACTACACCCTGCTGCTTTCCCTGTTCACGGGCCTGTCCGTGATCTTTCCCTACATCGGGGTGACGGTCATGTTTTTTCCCGTGGGGCTCATCGCATTTTTTCAATGGGGCGTGGAGCCGAAAGCCTTGTGGGCTGTGGCTTCCTACGGATTCATACAGATTTTCGACGGGCAGATCCTGGCGCCTTTGCTTCTTTCCGAGGTTGTCAATCTCCATCCCGTGGCTATTATTATAGCAGTACTCTTTTTTGGCGGAATATGGGGGGTCTGGGGCCTGTTTTTCGCCATACCCCTTGCAACGCTGGTTAATGTGCTCCTGAGAATTTGGCTGGATAAATACGAAGGGTCCGGGCGTAAGGGGGACTCCCCCGCCGGTCCCGAAAACCCATAA
- a CDS encoding LysR family transcriptional regulator — MLPDFNRLKLFYHVYARRSVAGAARDLHVTQSAVSQGLAKLEEELETPLFTRVHKGIVPTPAAESLFNMVKPFVEELESELRSFAASKKQPWGLLRVGSPRMFGKIYMLRVFASFREKYPEVSFFLELGGQEKLLNMVRAGDLDFTFSDIFFAEKADLSGLRDFAVEPVIEEEVILACSTRYYEERIRGDHSLKHLLTLDYLAFRPDQLILRGWFKHHFKRQAPRLNISLTVDNIQAVIAAIDEHMGLGVIASHLAWEQISRGDIMAVHTNKPPISNTISLVQLANKVPSLTEKVFLRHFHKSMAAMEMHKDFFKLWPQP, encoded by the coding sequence ATGCTGCCGGACTTCAATCGCCTCAAACTTTTCTACCATGTATACGCCCGCCGAAGCGTGGCCGGGGCCGCCAGGGATCTGCACGTAACCCAATCCGCGGTCAGCCAGGGGCTCGCCAAGCTGGAGGAGGAGCTGGAAACCCCGCTCTTCACCCGGGTGCACAAGGGCATCGTGCCCACTCCCGCGGCGGAAAGCCTGTTCAACATGGTCAAGCCCTTTGTGGAGGAGTTGGAAAGCGAGCTGCGGAGTTTTGCGGCTTCCAAGAAGCAGCCCTGGGGGCTTTTGCGGGTGGGGTCGCCCCGGATGTTCGGCAAGATTTACATGCTCCGGGTCTTTGCGTCCTTTCGGGAGAAATATCCGGAGGTCAGCTTTTTTCTAGAGCTCGGAGGCCAGGAAAAGCTGTTGAACATGGTCCGGGCCGGGGACCTGGATTTTACCTTTTCGGACATTTTTTTTGCGGAAAAGGCGGATTTGTCCGGCCTGCGGGATTTCGCGGTGGAGCCGGTGATCGAGGAGGAGGTGATCCTGGCTTGCTCCACCCGGTATTATGAGGAGCGCATTCGGGGGGATCATTCGTTAAAGCATCTGCTGACATTGGATTATCTGGCTTTCCGGCCGGACCAGTTGATTCTGCGGGGATGGTTCAAGCACCATTTCAAACGCCAGGCGCCGCGCCTGAACATATCCCTCACCGTGGACAACATTCAGGCCGTCATCGCGGCCATCGACGAACACATGGGCCTGGGCGTGATCGCCTCTCACCTGGCCTGGGAGCAAATCAGCCGGGGGGACATCATGGCAGTCCATACCAACAAGCCGCCCATCTCCAATACGATCTCCCTGGTGCAACTGGCTAACAAAGTCCCCAGTCTCACGGAAAAAGTCTTCCTGCGGCATTTCCACAAATCCATGGCCGCCATGGAAATGCACAAGGACTTTTTCAAGCTCTGGCCCCAGCCTTGA